A portion of the Eretmochelys imbricata isolate rEreImb1 chromosome 27, rEreImb1.hap1, whole genome shotgun sequence genome contains these proteins:
- the LOC144257909 gene encoding keratin, type I cytoskeletal 19-like, with protein sequence MSRSTKTTITSSSVVGGGGGGGHSSSSSRRITSSGSFSGRSYGGGGSRCGYGGGISIGRCGGGISSGSYRGGISSGSYGGGFGSSCGGFGGFDGSYGGGSFGGGVGCGGVIGFGGGVGFGGDDTGILSNNEKITMQTLNNRLASYLNSVRALEEQNANLENLIKEWYQKLGPTATLNDYSHYYGEIEDLNNQIVNSSVDLNKIILNIDNTRMTIEDFKLKYETELGLRQTVEGDISGLRPLLDQLTLTRSDLELEFETLKEELISLKKNHEEEIKGLQPQTSGDVNVEVNAAPGCNLTEVLNDLRNEYEHVIENNRREVEKWYETKITEVNREVHSSGEDIQSSNKQVTELRRDYQNVEIELQSYLSTVQSLQSSLADTEGRYNIQLQQIQGLIVSVEEELASIRCEIDNQNQEYRLLLGIKNQLEQEIAQYRHLLDEGHQDISVPGEGAGASFGGGRVIGGGRSGGRTGGSSLTYGGSTGGGRGGERGGSIIGGGGSGGRTETRESVHYTGVSTGGGRGGDISSGDGTGGRSCGITGGGERISGASSSSSHSYSSSFGHSASQPCKSGESYAYSRKSFD encoded by the exons ATGAGTCGTAGCACTAAGACTACGATTACCTCTTCTTCAGTTGTtggaggtggaggtggtggtgggcaTTCTTCAAGCTCCTCTAGAAGGATAACCAGTAGTGGAAGCTTTTCTGGTAGAAGTTATGGTGGAGGAGGTTCCAGATGTGGTTACGGAGGGGGAATAAGCATTGGTCGTTGTGGAGGGGGAATAAGCAGTGGCAGTTACAGAGGGGGAATAAGCAGCGGCAGTTATGGAGGGGGTTTTGGATCAAGTTGTGGTGGCTTTGGGGGATTTGATGGCAGTTATGGAGGTGGCAGCTTTGGTGGAGGTGTTGGCTGTGGTGGAGTCATCGGCTTTGGTGGAGGCGTTGGCTTTGGTGGCGATGATACTGGCATCCTCTCCAACAACGAAAAGATAACCATGCAGACTCTTAATAACCGCCTGGCTTCTTACCTGAATAGCGTGCGAGCTTTGGAAGAACAAAATGCTAATCTTGAGAATTTAATCAAAGAATGGTATCAGAAGCTAGGTCCAACTGCTACATTAAATGACTACAGTCACTATTATGGAGAAATTGAAGACCTTAACAATCAG ATTGTTAATTCATCTGTGGATCTTAACAAGATCATTCTGAACATTGATAACACTAGGATGACTATTGAAGACTTTAAACTGAA ATATGAGACTGAATTGGGTCTCCGCCAGACTGTGGAAGGTGATATTAGTGGCTTACGCCCTCTGTTGGACCAGCTGACCCTAACCAGGTCTGACCTGGAGTTAGAGTTTGAAACCCTGAAGGAGGAACTGATTTCTCTCAAGAAGAACCATGAGGAG GAAATTAAAGGACTGCAACCACAGACCAGTGGTGATGTTAATGTGGAGGTCAATGCTGCTCCAGGCTGCAATCtgacagaagtgctaaatgacctGAGAAACGAATACGAGCATGTCATTGAGAACAACCGTAGAGAGGTGGAAAAATGGTATGAAACCAAG ATAACAGAAGTTAATCGAGAAGTCCACTCGAGTGGTGAGGACATACAGTCAAGCAACAAACAGGTCACAGAGCTGAGACGTGACTATCAGAACGTGGAAATTGAGCTGCAGTCCTACCTCAGCACG GTACAGTCTTTGCAGTCCTCCTTGGCTGACACAGAAGGTCGCTACAACATACAGCTACAACAGATCCAGGGCCTTATTGTCTCTGTGGAAGAAGAACTGGCAAGTATCCGATGTGAAATAGATAATCAGAATCAAGAGTACAGGCTGCTCCTTGGCATCAAGAACCAGCTGGAACAGGAGATCGCTCAGTATCGGCATCTGCTTGATGAAGGACATCAAGACATTAG TGTTCCAGGAGAAGGAGCTGGCGCTTCTTTTGGAGGAGGAAGAGTCattggaggtgggagatcagGAGGCAGAACTGGAGGAAGTAGCCTTACTTATGGGGGTagcacaggaggaggaagaggaggtgaaaGAGGAGGAAGCATCATTGGAGGTGGAGGATCAGGAGGCAGAACAGAAACAAGAGAAAGTGTCCATTATACTGGAGTTagcacaggaggaggaagaggaggtgacATTTCCTCAGGGGACGGAACAGGAGGAAGATCGTGTGGTATaactggaggaggagaaagaatttCAGGAGCTAGTAGTAGTTCTTCCCACTCCTATTCATCTTCCTTTGGCCACTCAGCTTCTCAGCCATGCAAGTCTGGTGAAAGCTATG caTACTCAAGAAAATCCTTTGATTAA